AATGACCACCATACCAGTATGAAGCAAAAATTGGTTTTAATTCAACGAGCGAAAACTTCAAACCGTTTATCAACTTGGTTAAGGGATACATTTGGGATTTATATTCATTATTCAAGGTCTTCGCAACTTAAGTACTTGAAAAAGTactaaaaaattgtttgatttCTGTTCGTCGTTTGATCGGGGCAAGGATTTTAGCTACATGCCTGAAGGGGCGAAAGTGAATGTGAGGGCAGCGATTATTTCTCCTCCTCACTTGATTGCCGGAGAAGGCCCACAGTGATGCGTACTTTGATAAAGCGATTAAGTCAGAAATGCTAATGGATATtgagaaaaataaatgaaagccTAAAAAAATGatgatatttgtaaaataaCTTTAACGTTAATAAGCGCATGCAGCAGTCAAAAATGATGCAACACATTGCCTTTTTCACCTGCCCGTTTACAATTCAATTacgaaatttaataaataatatttcgaCTTCTGTTTAAACGGCGGTCGCTCGCACCCTAAACATGGTCCTCCGCCGATGCGCTCCCCCCTAGCAAAGCGTCAAAGTTAAATGTTGGCCATTGAAATCGGCTATTGATAGTTTGTTTTACTTGTATTGGATGATACTTTGTTGCTGCGAATCGATTTGGCAAGCCCCTTGATTGCCTGATGGCCCGTGGACTGGAGTGCTGTCtgctggcctggcctggccaggACGCATATTTTAGCCTTCAACGCGTTGACTGAGcggcattttaattgattttctgTTTTGTGCGACCAAGAGGACGTGCGTTTGCCGTTATGAAAGTATTAAAGCGGTTGCAAtccaattaaaagtttttaacgAAATCATGCAACAAAAAACTCCCcctcacaaacacacacacacagaaatattttaatattcattgGCGTGCAGCACATAAAAAACGAAAGTATAAAAAATGATATGAGGCTGTATTTtcttccttttattttttgtctacTCTTGTAAAGGGTATTCTAACTTAGTCACAATACGTGTTAAGCAAGGTGACGACATCTGCCCGACCATAAAGTATTGGTGTACATATTTTGTCTGAACCGGccagatcagaccactatataatatagctatCGAACGATCGATTCTtaaagacatcttgaccaaatccCCGCACTAGCTTCATATATGCAGAATATCGGACATCggatcatatagctgccataggaacgatcgatcgaaaagtaggttcCTGTATGGCAAAATTTTCTGTTTTcccaagatattttcatcaaactcagcattaaCGACCTTTGCTATTCATATAACTCTGTAAAACCGTATATACCCTTActttagagggtattataattttgtcatgaaatgtgtaacgcatggAGGGTGACAAAAATGACCAACCCATAAGATATTTATATGCTACATCATGTTGTTGCGATAGGAATGATCAGTCGAAAATAAGTTCTTCCATTAAGACTTTTCGGGTTTTCACGGAATCGTTAGCAATCCCAGCATCATTGGGTATTTAAGTACAGCGAAGCTAAATACTGTGCTGTAAGGGTATTAATAAGCCGTTCTTGCCGTttcgtttttaaaatttaaccCAAACTAAATTCGAATCAGTGCGCGGCTATTACAAACGCCAGATACGTTTTTTATATGCACATTTCATCATCGGCTTGCATTTTAAGTGGCCCTGGTCCTTCacttacaaaaacaaaaaaaaaaaaaaaactaaaaaaaccCACAGAGTGTTGTCTCTTTAGTATTTTATGGCGGGATTTTTAATGGAAGCGGCCTCGTAATACCCGCAGCTCTTAACATAACTGCGGCTGCGAAACAGTTTTATCATTTACGTAGCTGCAACTGAAGTAGTTTGGGTTTATTAACGTTTATCGTAACGAACCAAAGCTGCAAGTATAGGTTTTTAAAAGGTTTTACAGGATTAAAGTACATAACCATGAACAATTACGAGTGCTTGACTTGCATATCCtttgtgatatatatataaatatatgtaatactAGCGGGTACgtcccggccttgcccgtggtttgtataaaatacataaagaaagtgccaaacctcgtgaaaatcggatgagatatgacctagttatgggggtggcaaattttgaccaatgtctgcATCGGATATATGAGGGTACCGTATCCAcatgagttttgaccaagaataatgttgacagatttagatgccaaactGATCTAGATGCCAAGTAATAAAGAAAGacctaaacctcgtgaaaatcgaaaAAGATTTGACCGAATGTATGTCCATAATAGCGGGTAAATCCCGGGCCCTGCCCGTGACACGTATAAAAGAAATGTTCTCAAAGATAGTTGAAAACGAGTACTAAACCGATCGGACGGTAAACGaataagtttcatacaaacgtttttcgtgACTTCTTAACAAATGCGGGCGGAATTTCCCGAAATCCCGTCTTAACGTGAACCTTCATCACATATGTGAAAATGCCAGCTTTTTAAATCTTACGGCTTGGGCTGCACGTTGATTACCAATCAGTTTGTCAGAGATTTATATGGATGGAAAAAATGTAATTCTCTTGATATGTGTTTGAATAAAAAGAGCGAATTTGATGTTTACCGATTTTGCCGATTAGCGAgacttttagaaaaataaattacttaACGCTTGCCTTGTGAGAGCCCATAGCTTGAGTTTTAAgtctgtatatatttaaagtttaatGAGCAACGCgttcatacaacaaattatcAGCCTGATCAAgattatatgttatatgtatgAGGgtagatatatgtacatatggcGTTTCCAGATTGGTTTTTGCAACTAGTTTTTGtagtatatattaattatgaatCACGAAGCAGAAAAAATATCAACTTACCTTTGCAAGATTCTGACGTGTGAGCATCTTAATAAAAGATCCGGAAGAATCCACAAGCAAGCAGCTTGAAGCTTTCAAACAGAATcacaagcgacaacaacaacaacaaacgggTGAAGCTTATGaagcaaatatattatttttaaacgaTCGACACGCATCAAAAGCTTTCAGAGCGCCGAATTTAGATAAGTGATATGGGCGTTGAGACCGCCGCTGTCGGCGCGGGCAGCGCTGCTGGCGCAAGCGGAAAGTCGCTGAGCTTTTGCAGCTGATCCATGCGACAGCAGTTGACGACTCCGTAGCTCGgcaccaaatgcagctggcCAAATAGAGTGTTGCTCAGCCAAGGTATCTCAGCGCAGATGTCCTCACAGAACGAGCTTAGCTCCAGCACATTGAACTGCAAGAAAGAGAGACGGTTTAAGACACAaaacagagcgagagagagagagagagagagagagtgagagagagacagtAAAGCTTACGTATGGTGAATTGtgtgcgacaacaacaaactcaTTGGGCACAGTGGCCGACGGCTGCAGCGCTCGAACATGCGCCCAAATTTGCGCAGGCACCGGCAACGTGCTGTCGCCGATCttctccagcagcagcggccggCTGGCATTGCAGCTGTGTGCCACGGGCAGCGTTGCCACGCCCGAAACGCCGACGCGCACATCAAACCTGCTGCCAGCAACATCTTCATCGTCGCcgatgccgccgccgctgctggcgGCAGCGCGCAAAGCGTTCAGCCAGTGCAGCCAGTTGCCCGAGCGGAGGGCACGCAGCCACACAATGCTAAGCATATCGGTATATCCGTTTAGCTCCTGGATCTGTTGCGTATCCTGCAGCAGGCTCTCGTACTCAAACAATTTTCCATCGAAGAGCTCGCCCAAGCGCTTCTGGCGATCGACTTGCGTCTGGAACTCCGACTTGGTGGGAAATCGAAAATACTTGGACAGGCTGCCAATGTAGCTGTCCAGCTGCAGGGCGGCCAGCTCGTGGTCTGTGTGCATCTCGAGCAGCGCATTGCGCGGCGCATACGC
This window of the Drosophila virilis strain 15010-1051.87 chromosome X, Dvir_AGI_RSII-ME, whole genome shotgun sequence genome carries:
- the LOC6633816 gene encoding uncharacterized protein; protein product: MLRTFSIWLLFVAGALAVCDLNLLEPKPIVMKRFGSKTAIVKRALTNLQMSTNETVTFHCPTGISINRNTGQSLKINAATAELLCTDDGVYLDDRQIIQQRSGTFISCSADFSQTLYESNHSLTGCDADAMTLLVGYRLPALPDVKLLGMCYDLGASRLRFVSFLAYAPRNALLEMHTDHELAALQLDSYIGSLSKYFRFPTKSEFQTQVDRQKRLGELFDGKLFEYESLLQDTQQIQELNGYTDMLSIVWLRALRSGNWLHWLNALRAAASSGGGIGDDEDVAGSRFDVRVGVSGVATLPVAHSCNASRPLLLEKIGDSTLPVPAQIWAHVRALQPSATVPNEFVVVAHNSPYFNVLELSSFCEDICAEIPWLSNTLFGQLHLVPSYGVVNCCRMDQLQKLSDFPLAPAALPAPTAAVSTPISLI